Proteins from one Akkermansiaceae bacterium genomic window:
- a CDS encoding tyrosine-type recombinase/integrase — MPASISDTGKLQRRYFKTRDAALAEASALRSNYKAHGENATVLPPRIADQALTAVKLLQGTGGSLVDAARAFRKVWEAKKSSQQFGKAVETYLSVREDLRKSTLDSYKYTLEKVAKPLNERILADLKTSDFEELLKNKGPTAVRMHRANLRAFWRWAAKAPREWCDTGVLEALEVGRTSDDSDIQILKPGDAEALLRAAEAEGAGAAAAYAIAIFGGVRMAELERLTWANVHREHIEIGRDVAKKHSRRLVPLCAVLKAWLKSCRQDAEPDQLIVPANWPDVSKSVRRRAGWNVAARLLKNPPEPTRGPWPANACRHTCASVQVAIGTPLEKLIFAFGHSGGHDMLRKHYVSRLTPRDARKILSIRPATIKTA; from the coding sequence GTGCCTGCGAGCATTTCTGACACAGGGAAGCTGCAGCGCCGTTATTTCAAAACGAGGGACGCAGCCCTCGCCGAGGCCTCGGCGTTGCGGAGTAACTACAAGGCGCATGGAGAGAACGCGACCGTCCTGCCGCCGCGTATTGCTGACCAAGCGCTGACTGCGGTAAAGTTGCTACAAGGCACGGGGGGTAGCCTCGTCGATGCCGCACGCGCATTCCGCAAAGTGTGGGAAGCCAAGAAGAGCAGCCAGCAGTTTGGGAAAGCGGTGGAGACCTATCTCTCCGTACGCGAGGATCTGCGAAAGAGCACCCTCGACAGCTACAAATACACTCTGGAGAAAGTCGCGAAACCGCTCAACGAGCGGATCCTAGCCGATCTCAAAACATCGGATTTTGAAGAACTACTCAAGAACAAGGGGCCAACAGCCGTCCGGATGCATCGTGCAAATCTCCGGGCTTTCTGGCGCTGGGCAGCAAAGGCACCACGGGAATGGTGCGATACCGGAGTTCTGGAGGCGCTGGAGGTTGGACGCACCTCCGATGACTCGGATATTCAGATTCTCAAACCCGGTGACGCAGAAGCACTGCTTCGTGCTGCCGAAGCGGAGGGTGCAGGAGCAGCTGCGGCATACGCTATCGCGATCTTTGGTGGCGTCCGCATGGCGGAACTGGAAAGGCTGACTTGGGCAAATGTCCACCGGGAGCACATTGAAATCGGCAGGGATGTCGCCAAGAAACATAGTCGGCGTCTGGTTCCGCTCTGCGCAGTCCTGAAAGCTTGGTTGAAATCCTGCCGACAGGACGCAGAACCCGATCAACTCATTGTGCCAGCCAACTGGCCGGATGTATCGAAATCCGTCCGGCGACGAGCTGGCTGGAATGTTGCGGCACGCCTGCTAAAAAACCCGCCGGAACCGACACGGGGGCCGTGGCCGGCGAACGCATGCCGCCATACCTGCGCCAGCGTTCAGGTTGCGATAGGCACTCCTCTTGAAAAACTGATCTTCGCGTTCGGACATAGCGGTGGTCACGACATGCTCAGAAAGCACTATGTATCACGTCTGACCCCGAGAGACGCGCGCAAGATCCTATCGATCAGACCAGCAACAATCAAAACCGCATGA